The Pleuronectes platessa chromosome 23, fPlePla1.1, whole genome shotgun sequence genome contains a region encoding:
- the naa40 gene encoding N-alpha-acetyltransferase 40 codes for MGRKSNRAKEKKARRQEERAAMDAVCAKVEAANKLDDPLAAFPAFKKYDRNGLNLQIECKRVTTLNPLSVEWAFELTRANMQTLYEQSEWGWKEREKRDEMNDERAWYLLARDGDSAPVAFSHFRFDVECGEEVLYCYEVQLESRVRRKGLGKFLIQILQLIANSTQMKKVMLTVFKHNHGAYQFFRDALQFEMDETSPSMSGCCGDDCSYEILSRRTKHGEAPAGHTHGGGHCGGCCH; via the exons AGGAAGTCAAACAGAGCAAAGGAGAAGAAGGCCCGGCGTCAGGAGGAGAGGGCGGCTATGGACGCCGTCTGTGCTAAGGTGGAAGCTGCCAATAAG CTGGATGATCCCCTGGCTGCCTTCCCAGCTTTCAAAAAATACGACAGAAATGG gCTGAACCTGCAGATAGAGTGTAAGCGGGTGACCACCCTCAATCCCCTGTCTGTGGAGTGGGCCTTcgaactcaccagagccaacatgcAGACACT GTACGAGCAGAGCGAGTGGGGGTGGAAGGAGAGGGAAAAGAGGGATGAGATGAACGACGAGAGGGCGTGGTACCTGCTGGCCCGTGACGGGGACTCCGCCCCTGTGGCCTTCTCTCACTTCCGATTCGATGTGGAGTGCGGGGAGGAGGTTTTATATTG CTATGAGGTGCAGTTAGAGAGCAGAGTGCGGAGGAAAGGACTCGGCAAGTTCCTCATCCAGATTCTACAGCTCATCGCTAACAG TACACAGATGAAGAAAGTGATGTTGACAGTTTTCAAACACAATCACGGGGCTTACCAGTTCTTCAGAGATGCTTTACA GTTTGAGATGGACGAAACTTCGCCGAGCATGTCCGGTTGCTGCGGCGACGACTGCTCTTACGAGATCCTGAGCCGGCGGACCAAACACGGCGAGGCGCCGgcgggacacacacacggggggggCCACTGCGGTGGCTGCTGCCACTGA